One Pseudochaenichthys georgianus chromosome 4, fPseGeo1.2, whole genome shotgun sequence DNA window includes the following coding sequences:
- the LOC117445932 gene encoding T-lymphocyte activation antigen CD80-like: MDLTAFSRVKRKLFPERFLVFISRTVPQREMPAAGWRTLFLLLLLPVCCCGEEECVLGLVGRPISLSCFLPQLLTSVNLSIAWRRGEEVVLRSVWREDGEVEEWSVSRFSTPQDASLSGNFSLQLPSVAASENNTHFSLVETSGGNSSSELCSVCLQTAASFSTPLLQREESKRGGKAVFSCESSGGFPAPTLSWLINHKEYPPPGAVTTITTPHPDTQLFNISSRLTVNLAKDVGVTCIVENPKLNETLSSSSYSMNRSTVHSRASEAMWIFSTALCVVVGVLVLTGVAYQIHLDRVHMRKKHDFQKLQSRGYKRRSPDEEEEEEEKEPMKPEKKESEV; this comes from the exons ATGGACCTTACTGCGTTTTCCAGAGTAAAGAGGAAACTATTTCCGGAGAGGTTTCTGGTGTTTATCTCCCGGACTGTCCCTCAGAGGGAGATGCCAGCTGCGGGCTGGAGGACTCTGTTCCTGCTGCTTCTGCTGCCTGTCTGCTGCTGCGGGG aggaggAGTGTGTACTGGGTTTGGTGGGCCGTCCCATCTCCCTCTCCTGTTTCCTCCCCCAGTTGTTGACCTCCGTGAACCTGTCCATCGCATGGCGGCGGGGGGAGGAGGTGGTGCTGCGGTCGGTGTGGAGGGAGGatggagaggtggaggagtgGAGCGTCAGCAGGTTCTCCACCCCGCAGGACGCCTCGCTCTCGGGGAACTTCtccctgcagctgcccagcGTGGCAGCCTCGGAGAACAACACCCACTTCAGTCTGGTGGAAACCTCCGGGGGGAACAGCAGCTCGGAGCTGTGCagcgtctgtctgcagactgcag ccagTTTCAGCACCCCcctgctgcagagggaggagtcAAAGAGGGGGGGGAAGGCGGTGTTTTCCTGTGAGTCCAGCGGGGGTTTCCCTGCTCCCACTCTGTCCTGGCTCATCAACCACAAGGAGTACCCCCCCCCGGGCGCCGTGACCACCATCACTACCCCCCACCCCGACACCCAGCTGTTCAACATCAGCAGCCGCCTCACCGTCAACCTCGCCAAAGACGTCGGCGTCACCTGCATCGTGGAGAACCCCAAACTCAACGAGACcctctcctccagctcct ACTCGATGAATCGCAGCACGGTGCACAGCCGGGCCTCGGAGGCGATGTGGATCTTCAGCACTGCGCTGTgtgtggtggtcggggtgttggtGCTGACGGGGGTCGCCTACCAGATCCACCTGGACCGCGTCCACATGAGGAAGAAGCACGACTTCCAGAAGCTGCAGTCCAGAG GATATAAAAGAAGAAGTCCggacgaagaggaggaggaggaggagaaggagccgatGAAGCCGGAGAAAAAGGAGAGCGAGGTTTAA